One Deltaproteobacteria bacterium genomic region harbors:
- a CDS encoding DUF5011 domain-containing protein: MARAPAGVMNDCLKQVFHSRKGVVHLALECAERSCARAARSIRATRRAHRACRVPRQPLSDAPCGVRADQAELRASREVSTLVHALLDHEEMPKRHLVLGLLGLAAALLVHQGRAQAPPTETLIFPAVGDTYVDAALPTTNFNADGHLRADADPVRISYLRFTVAGLNRRPVVQARVQLQANSTLADSGGTIHRITDDAWDEATLTYDARPAVDGPALSTLGPVATGDIVEFDLGTAITADGTYSFAIDSASPDGVSYKSAASLVGQKPILLVTVAAGPAPSVRILQPPEGASFFVGDPITLQGTATDMAGDDLSGSLAWRSDLQGDLGGGATVSTTLARGDHTITAAVTDGLGLTGEARLHVSVTPQPAADTPPLVAITAPLAGRAYTAGVPIQFVGTANDLEDGDLTASLAWTSDRDGTLGTGGSFTRPLSAGMHRITASATDGGTLTSSAEVMITVEAPTTLQVVPTADAYVDSASASANFGASSILSVNSARTTYLRFTVNGIGTRQVVRAALRLQVDGSSAAASPAGGTVHTISNGTWGERTITAKSRPLVDGPAFGSVGAVKPGQVVEFDLTGAVTGDGTYDLALVSPSADNANYRSRETLTPPKLVLALSGNAPIVAITAPPNQAVFPLGAAVAFTGVATDVEDGDVSPGLQWTSSLDGDLGTGARLSSSSLRVGTHTITAAATDSNGHPGQARIAVRVRGPNAAPAVTITAPADGASAPAGTPVILAATATDDFDPDPSASIRWSSSLDGDLGAGGARTVVLRHEGVHVLTAAVTDSDGATGTASVTFTVNPTPPVVTIVAPAEGTRVFQGTPLPFTGTAIDATDGVLSNTLHWTSSLDGDLGAGASITAGTLGIGTHVITARVEDAGGLAGEATRTVVIRPPNVPPAVTIQAPADGAALLAGRPIVLAATAADAEDGDLGARVRWTSSLAGTLGTGGTLTVPALAPGAQTLTATVTDRDGAVAGASVHVSVSPSVLAFVPVADTYVDAATPTKVYGTAPGLLAGSSPVRQAFLRFQVAGVGPFAVQRAILRLTAGKGSSDGGRVGGAVYALASPAAWSEAKTTYNTRPAVVGTPLATRLTAIKPGQVVDLDVTSALGSDGVYDFALLNTNRDWVRYQSREGAKKPELLLTLEPDTAPTVIVTAPAPAAVSSPGAPVTFAGAASDAESGDLSGRIQWASDRDGALGSGPTITVATLSPGPHTISARVTDPSGLTAEAETTVVVDHPPAVTMDTPADGAVVFTDAGPITFTATAVDAEDGDLAGALGWTSSLDGPLGTGGSVSRALTVGLHTVSAAVTDTRGVTSQARIGLRVRAPNAPPVVTIAAPADGAAVPAGPPVSLAATATDDFDGDLSSRIEWSSDVAGPLGTGATRTLTLHEGTHRLTATVTDSDGAPASATITLTITPTPPVVTIDAPVPGALVFANLGAAFGASAIDATDGDLSDRLVWTSDIDGPLGSGASFFANTLSVGTHRVTATVADAGGLTGGAERIVVVLPPNTYPAIAIDAPTDGAALFAGLPLLLAAHAIDEEDGELSGAIRWSSDRDGPLGTGAMLTMANLSAGAHTMTASVTDAAGATSAASVSVVVGARTIALAPVADTYVDASNPGVKFGSATSLFVDNSPVKQAYLRFDVRGIMPPFTVQRARLRLTAASSSAAASASGGRVQTIVAGNLAWSEASTTWATRPALDGPTLAARGAVTANQVVDFDVTAAVPSDGIYSFGLATTSSDEVVYRSREATTGRPELLLELHGPDDPVVTIAEPGNGAQVSSGQEVVFSAAAVDRQDGDLSPRIQWTSSLDGPLGTGASFARVLSPGTHTIAATVTDSSNVPGSATVVVTVTSNGNLGFRDFTYPAAVGTGMSNEATAQKPESHLWFVDGTWWATLYSGAAHAHHIHRLDRSTQRWIDTGVFIDERPMSRQDCLWNGEKLYMVSRTGYLAPGTNRLLRYSYDPTLGTYVLDAGFPVELPGGGTNSMTLAEDSTGRFWVAYTRNGSVFVAHSLDDDLHWSAPFVLPATQGLPVATTTTELAGVIAMNGKIGVFWTNQRTQADYFAVHPDDAAPGAGWTTEVAVAGSKAADDHFNMKLAADGRLWVVMKTSRSSASDTLVGLLVRSPDGTWSPMYTVATFATLGTRGLVQLDELHRRVYIFYSPFHQSIYYKTTDMDRIALQGGLGIPVITSTAVRDINNPTGTKQPVTPESGIVVVASSPGDLSYWHNRLPISP, from the coding sequence GTGGCTCGCGCACCCGCCGGCGTCATGAACGACTGTTTAAAACAAGTGTTCCACTCACGCAAGGGGGTCGTTCACCTGGCGCTGGAGTGCGCCGAGCGGTCGTGCGCGCGCGCGGCACGCTCAATCCGCGCAACGCGCCGGGCGCACCGTGCGTGTCGAGTGCCGCGGCAACCGCTAAGCGATGCTCCGTGCGGCGTGCGCGCGGACCAAGCAGAACTCCGAGCCTCGCGCGAAGTGTCCACCCTGGTACACGCGTTGCTCGACCACGAGGAGATGCCGAAGCGCCACCTCGTCCTCGGCCTGCTGGGCCTCGCCGCGGCGCTGCTCGTGCACCAGGGAAGGGCCCAGGCTCCGCCCACCGAGACGCTCATCTTCCCGGCGGTGGGCGACACCTACGTCGACGCCGCGCTGCCCACGACCAACTTCAACGCCGACGGCCACCTGCGGGCCGACGCCGACCCCGTCCGCATCAGCTACCTGCGCTTCACCGTCGCCGGTCTGAACAGGCGCCCCGTCGTGCAGGCCCGTGTCCAGCTCCAGGCGAACAGCACGCTCGCGGACAGCGGCGGCACCATCCACCGCATCACCGACGACGCCTGGGACGAGGCCACGCTCACCTACGACGCCCGTCCTGCGGTCGACGGGCCGGCGCTCTCGACGCTCGGCCCGGTCGCCACGGGCGACATCGTCGAGTTCGACCTCGGCACGGCGATCACCGCCGACGGCACGTACAGCTTCGCGATCGACAGCGCGTCGCCGGACGGCGTCAGCTACAAGTCGGCGGCCTCGCTGGTCGGGCAGAAGCCGATCCTGCTCGTCACGGTCGCCGCCGGGCCGGCGCCCAGCGTGCGGATCCTCCAGCCGCCCGAGGGCGCCAGCTTCTTCGTCGGCGACCCGATCACGCTGCAGGGAACGGCGACCGACATGGCCGGGGACGACCTCTCCGGCTCGCTCGCCTGGCGCTCGGACCTCCAGGGAGACCTCGGCGGCGGCGCGACCGTCAGCACGACGCTCGCCCGGGGCGACCACACCATCACCGCCGCGGTGACGGACGGCCTCGGGCTCACGGGCGAGGCGCGGCTCCACGTGAGCGTCACTCCGCAGCCGGCGGCCGACACGCCGCCGCTGGTGGCGATCACCGCGCCGCTCGCCGGCCGTGCGTACACGGCGGGCGTGCCGATCCAGTTCGTCGGCACCGCGAACGACCTGGAGGACGGGGACCTCACGGCCAGCCTCGCCTGGACCTCCGACCGTGACGGCACCCTCGGCACGGGCGGGAGCTTCACCAGGCCCCTCAGCGCCGGCATGCACCGCATCACGGCGAGCGCCACCGATGGAGGGACGCTCACCAGCTCGGCCGAGGTGATGATCACGGTCGAGGCGCCGACTACCCTCCAGGTCGTCCCGACCGCCGATGCGTACGTCGACTCGGCTTCGGCGTCTGCGAACTTCGGCGCGAGCTCGATCCTGAGCGTGAATTCTGCGCGCACGACCTATCTTCGCTTCACGGTGAACGGCATCGGTACGCGGCAGGTCGTGCGGGCTGCCCTCCGCCTGCAGGTCGACGGCTCCTCGGCTGCGGCGAGCCCGGCCGGCGGCACGGTGCATACGATCAGCAACGGCACCTGGGGCGAGCGGACGATCACCGCCAAGAGCCGGCCGCTCGTCGACGGTCCCGCCTTCGGCAGCGTGGGAGCCGTCAAGCCGGGGCAGGTGGTCGAGTTCGATCTCACCGGTGCCGTCACCGGCGACGGCACCTACGACCTGGCGCTGGTCAGCCCCTCCGCGGACAACGCCAATTACCGCTCGCGCGAGACGTTGACCCCGCCGAAGCTCGTCCTCGCGCTCTCGGGCAATGCGCCGATCGTCGCCATCACGGCGCCGCCGAACCAGGCGGTCTTCCCGCTCGGCGCCGCGGTCGCGTTCACCGGCGTGGCGACCGACGTCGAGGACGGCGACGTCAGCCCCGGCCTGCAGTGGACGTCGAGCCTCGACGGCGACCTCGGCACCGGCGCACGCCTCTCGTCGTCGTCGCTCCGGGTCGGTACGCACACCATCACCGCCGCGGCGACCGACTCCAACGGCCATCCCGGCCAGGCCCGGATCGCCGTACGCGTGCGCGGCCCGAACGCGGCGCCCGCGGTCACCATCACCGCGCCCGCGGACGGCGCGTCTGCGCCCGCCGGCACGCCGGTCATCCTCGCCGCCACCGCCACCGACGACTTCGACCCCGACCCGAGCGCGAGCATCCGCTGGTCGTCGAGCCTCGACGGCGACCTCGGCGCGGGCGGCGCGCGCACCGTCGTCCTCCGCCATGAAGGCGTCCACGTGCTCACCGCCGCCGTGACCGACTCCGACGGCGCCACGGGCACGGCGAGCGTCACCTTCACCGTCAACCCGACGCCGCCGGTGGTGACGATCGTCGCGCCCGCCGAGGGGACGAGGGTCTTCCAGGGCACGCCGCTGCCCTTCACGGGAACGGCCATCGACGCCACCGACGGCGTCCTCTCGAACACGCTCCATTGGACGTCGAGCCTCGACGGCGACCTCGGCGCCGGCGCGAGCATCACCGCCGGGACGCTCGGGATCGGCACGCACGTGATCACCGCGCGCGTCGAGGACGCCGGCGGTCTCGCGGGCGAGGCGACCCGCACCGTCGTGATCCGGCCGCCGAACGTGCCCCCGGCCGTCACCATCCAGGCGCCCGCGGACGGGGCGGCGCTCCTCGCCGGCCGGCCAATCGTCCTCGCCGCCACGGCCGCGGACGCCGAGGACGGCGACCTCGGCGCCCGTGTGCGCTGGACCTCGAGTCTCGCCGGCACGCTCGGCACCGGAGGGACGCTGACCGTGCCGGCGCTCGCGCCGGGCGCCCAGACGCTCACCGCCACGGTCACCGACCGGGACGGCGCCGTCGCCGGCGCCAGCGTCCACGTCAGCGTGAGCCCCTCGGTGCTGGCCTTCGTCCCCGTGGCCGATACCTACGTGGATGCCGCGACGCCCACCAAGGTCTACGGCACCGCGCCCGGACTGCTGGCCGGCAGCTCTCCCGTGCGCCAGGCCTTCCTGCGCTTCCAGGTGGCCGGCGTCGGGCCCTTCGCCGTCCAGCGAGCCATCCTGCGCCTCACAGCCGGCAAGGGCAGCAGCGACGGCGGCCGCGTCGGCGGCGCCGTCTACGCGCTTGCAAGCCCGGCCGCCTGGTCGGAGGCGAAGACCACCTACAACACCCGTCCCGCGGTCGTGGGCACACCGCTCGCCACCCGCCTGACGGCGATCAAGCCCGGCCAGGTGGTGGACCTCGACGTGACCTCCGCGCTCGGGTCCGACGGCGTCTACGACTTCGCGCTGCTCAACACGAACCGCGACTGGGTGCGCTACCAGAGCCGCGAGGGCGCGAAGAAGCCCGAGCTCCTCCTGACGCTCGAGCCGGACACGGCGCCGACGGTCATCGTCACCGCCCCGGCGCCCGCCGCCGTGAGCAGCCCGGGCGCGCCGGTCACCTTCGCGGGCGCGGCCAGCGACGCCGAGAGCGGCGACCTGAGCGGCCGGATCCAGTGGGCGTCGGACCGGGACGGCGCGCTCGGCAGCGGCCCCACGATCACGGTGGCGACGCTCAGCCCCGGCCCGCACACCATCTCGGCGCGCGTGACCGACCCGAGCGGTCTGACCGCCGAGGCCGAGACGACCGTGGTCGTCGATCACCCCCCGGCGGTCACGATGGACACGCCCGCCGACGGCGCGGTCGTGTTCACCGACGCCGGACCCATCACGTTCACGGCCACGGCCGTCGACGCGGAGGACGGCGACCTCGCCGGCGCCCTCGGCTGGACCTCGAGCCTCGACGGCCCGCTCGGCACGGGCGGCAGCGTGAGCCGCGCGCTCACCGTCGGTCTCCACACGGTCAGCGCCGCGGTCACCGACACGCGGGGTGTCACCAGCCAGGCACGGATCGGGCTGCGCGTCCGCGCGCCGAATGCGCCACCCGTGGTCACCATCGCCGCACCCGCCGACGGCGCCGCCGTGCCGGCGGGCCCCCCCGTCTCCCTGGCCGCCACCGCCACCGACGACTTCGACGGCGACCTGAGCAGCCGGATCGAGTGGAGCTCGGACGTCGCCGGGCCGCTCGGCACCGGCGCGACGCGCACCCTCACGCTGCACGAGGGGACGCATCGGCTCACGGCCACCGTGACCGACTCCGACGGCGCGCCGGCGTCGGCGACGATCACGCTCACCATCACGCCCACGCCGCCGGTGGTGACGATCGACGCGCCGGTGCCGGGCGCGCTCGTGTTCGCCAACCTGGGCGCCGCCTTCGGGGCGAGCGCCATCGACGCCACCGACGGCGACCTGTCGGACCGTCTCGTCTGGACCTCGGACATCGACGGGCCGCTCGGCAGCGGCGCGAGCTTCTTCGCCAACACGCTCAGCGTGGGCACGCACCGCGTGACGGCGACCGTGGCCGACGCGGGCGGCCTCACCGGCGGCGCGGAGCGCATCGTCGTGGTGCTGCCGCCGAACACCTATCCCGCGATCGCCATCGACGCCCCGACCGACGGCGCCGCGCTCTTCGCCGGCCTGCCGCTCCTGCTGGCCGCGCATGCGATCGACGAGGAGGACGGCGAGCTGAGTGGGGCCATCCGCTGGAGCTCGGACCGCGACGGCCCGCTCGGCACCGGGGCGATGCTCACCATGGCGAACCTCTCGGCCGGCGCCCACACCATGACGGCGAGCGTCACCGATGCCGCGGGAGCCACCAGCGCCGCCAGCGTGAGCGTCGTGGTGGGCGCGCGGACGATCGCGCTCGCGCCGGTGGCCGACACCTACGTCGACGCCAGCAACCCGGGTGTGAAGTTCGGGTCCGCCACGTCGCTCTTCGTCGACAACTCGCCCGTCAAGCAGGCCTACCTGCGCTTCGACGTGCGCGGCATCATGCCGCCGTTCACCGTGCAGCGCGCGCGCCTGCGGCTCACGGCCGCCTCGTCCAGCGCCGCCGCCAGCGCGAGCGGGGGCCGGGTGCAGACGATCGTGGCCGGAAACCTCGCCTGGTCCGAAGCGTCCACCACCTGGGCCACGCGCCCCGCGCTCGACGGCCCGACGCTCGCCGCCCGGGGCGCCGTCACCGCCAACCAGGTGGTCGACTTCGACGTGACGGCGGCGGTCCCGAGCGACGGGATCTACAGCTTCGGGCTCGCCACCACCTCGAGCGACGAGGTCGTCTACCGCAGCCGCGAGGCGACCACCGGCAGGCCCGAGCTCCTCCTCGAGCTGCACGGCCCCGATGACCCCGTGGTGACGATCGCCGAGCCGGGGAACGGCGCGCAGGTTTCGTCCGGGCAGGAGGTGGTCTTCAGCGCCGCCGCCGTCGACCGTCAGGACGGCGACCTCTCCCCCCGCATCCAGTGGACGTCCAGCCTCGACGGCCCGCTCGGCACGGGGGCCTCGTTCGCCCGCGTGCTGAGCCCCGGCACGCACACCATCGCCGCCACGGTGACCGACTCGAGCAACGTGCCGGGCAGCGCCACGGTGGTGGTGACGGTCACCTCCAACGGCAACCTCGGCTTTCGGGACTTCACGTACCCGGCTGCGGTCGGCACCGGGATGTCGAACGAGGCCACGGCCCAGAAGCCCGAGAGCCACCTCTGGTTCGTCGACGGCACGTGGTGGGCCACGCTCTACAGCGGCGCCGCGCACGCGCACCACATCCACCGCCTGGATCGCAGCACGCAACGCTGGATCGACACCGGCGTCTTCATCGACGAGCGCCCGATGAGCCGTCAGGACTGCCTGTGGAACGGCGAGAAGCTGTACATGGTCTCGCGCACCGGCTACCTGGCGCCCGGGACCAACCGGCTGCTCCGCTACTCCTACGACCCGACGCTCGGGACCTACGTTCTCGACGCCGGCTTCCCGGTCGAGCTCCCAGGCGGCGGCACCAACTCGATGACGCTCGCCGAGGACTCGACCGGCCGCTTCTGGGTGGCCTACACCCGCAACGGCTCGGTGTTCGTTGCCCACTCGCTCGACGACGACCTGCACTGGTCGGCGCCGTTCGTCCTGCCCGCCACCCAGGGCCTCCCCGTCGCCACCACCACCACCGAGCTCGCGGGCGTCATCGCGATGAACGGGAAGATCGGGGTCTTCTGGACCAACCAGCGGACCCAGGCCGACTACTTCGCGGTGCACCCCGATGACGCGGCCCCGGGCGCCGGCTGGACCACCGAGGTCGCCGTCGCCGGCAGCAAGGCCGCCGACGACCACTTCAACATGAAGCTCGCCGCCGACGGCAGGCTGTGGGTAGTGATGAAAACGAGCCGCAGCAGTGCGTCCGACACGCTGGTCGGCCTGCTCGTCCGCTCGCCCGACGGAACCTGGTCGCCGATGTACACCGTCGCCACCTTCGCGACGCTCGGCACGCGCGGCCTCGTCCAGCTCGACGAGCTGCACCGCCGCGTCTACATCTTCTACTCGCCGTTCCACCAGTCGATCTACTACAAGACCACCGACATGGACCGGATCGCGCTCCAGGGTGGGCTCGGCATCCCCGTCATCACGAGCACCGCGGTGCGCGACATCAACAACCCGACCGGCACCAAGCAGCCGGTCACGCCGGAGAGCGGGATCGTGGTGGTCGCCTCGAGCCCGGGCGATCTCAGCTACTGGCACAACAGGCTGCCGATCTCCCCCTGA
- a CDS encoding SDR family NAD(P)-dependent oxidoreductase: MGDMLAGRVAVVTGGGRGIGRGVARALAAAGARVVVNDYGVAVDGRAPSTGPAFDVVAEIERDGGEAVANPDSVADWEGARRIIGTALSRFGRIDILVTCAGILRDRMIFNMSEEEWDAVLAVHLKGTFNCVRHACTHMREQRWGRIVTFSSGSGLFGNPGQANYGAAKSAIGGLTKVAARDLGKYGVTVNAICPVAGTRMTVNEEVRRARELRRQQGIQREDRGVAQIEELDPDDVAPTVVYLASEHARGVNGQFFLCFGNTVALVSQPRPVKALYKADGNWTLDELERLAPATVLEGLVNPAPAKDA, encoded by the coding sequence ATGGGCGACATGCTGGCGGGCCGGGTGGCGGTCGTCACCGGGGGCGGCCGGGGCATCGGCCGCGGCGTCGCGCGGGCGCTGGCCGCCGCCGGCGCCAGGGTGGTGGTGAACGACTACGGCGTCGCCGTCGACGGCCGCGCGCCGTCCACCGGCCCCGCCTTCGACGTCGTCGCCGAGATCGAGCGGGACGGGGGCGAGGCGGTCGCCAACCCGGACTCCGTCGCCGATTGGGAAGGCGCTCGGCGCATCATCGGCACGGCGCTGTCGCGCTTCGGCCGCATCGACATCCTGGTCACCTGCGCCGGCATCCTGCGCGACCGGATGATCTTCAACATGAGCGAGGAGGAGTGGGACGCGGTCCTCGCCGTGCACCTGAAGGGGACCTTCAACTGCGTGCGGCACGCCTGCACCCACATGCGCGAGCAGCGCTGGGGCCGCATCGTCACCTTCAGCTCGGGCTCGGGCCTCTTCGGGAACCCCGGCCAGGCGAACTACGGCGCCGCCAAGTCGGCCATCGGGGGGCTCACCAAGGTGGCCGCCCGCGACCTCGGGAAGTACGGCGTCACGGTCAACGCGATCTGCCCGGTCGCCGGGACACGGATGACGGTCAACGAGGAGGTGCGCCGCGCGCGCGAGCTGCGCAGGCAGCAAGGCATCCAGCGCGAGGACCGGGGTGTCGCCCAGATCGAGGAGCTCGACCCCGACGATGTCGCACCCACCGTGGTCTACCTGGCGAGCGAGCACGCCCGCGGGGTGAACGGGCAGTTCTTCCTGTGCTTCGGGAACACGGTGGCGCTCGTCTCGCAGCCGCGCCCGGTGAAGGCGCTCTACAAGGCGGACGGCAACTGGACGCTCGACGAGCTCGAGCGCCTCGCGCCGGCGACGGTCCTCGAGGGCCTCGTGAACCCGGCGCCTGCGAAGGACGCCTGA
- a CDS encoding SDR family oxidoreductase, translating to MGRLDGKAAVVTGAGRGIGRAIAELLAAEGAAVVVNDLGAEVDGRGSQASVADEVVAAIRAKGGRAVASYESVADFQAAERIVGSAVREFGAIDVLVNNAGILRDRMLFNMTEEEWDAVIAVHLKGTFNCTRHAAVHMRQQRRGRIISISSTSGVYGNSGQANYGAAKDGIAGLTRVASRDLGRYGITVNAVCPGALTRMSQTVPPSVRRARAERGLETGFEERGFPLRNFGPENVAPWVVYLATDAARNVNGQTFLVMAGLVALLNYPAPVRTIQKAGRWTPEEIATIFPHTLGMDLVNPAPPETAR from the coding sequence ATGGGTCGGCTCGACGGCAAGGCGGCCGTGGTGACCGGGGCGGGGCGCGGGATCGGCCGGGCGATCGCCGAGCTGCTCGCGGCCGAGGGCGCCGCCGTGGTGGTGAACGACCTCGGCGCCGAGGTCGACGGCCGCGGGAGCCAGGCGAGCGTCGCCGACGAGGTGGTCGCCGCGATCCGCGCGAAGGGCGGCCGGGCGGTCGCGAGCTACGAGAGCGTCGCCGACTTCCAGGCGGCCGAGCGCATCGTCGGCAGCGCGGTCCGCGAGTTCGGCGCGATCGACGTCCTGGTCAACAACGCCGGCATCCTGCGCGACCGCATGCTGTTCAACATGACGGAGGAAGAGTGGGACGCGGTCATCGCCGTGCACCTCAAGGGGACGTTCAACTGCACCCGCCATGCCGCCGTCCACATGCGGCAGCAGCGCCGCGGGCGGATCATCTCGATCTCCTCCACCTCGGGCGTGTACGGCAACTCGGGGCAGGCGAACTACGGGGCGGCCAAGGACGGCATCGCGGGCCTCACGCGCGTCGCGTCCCGCGACCTCGGCCGCTACGGGATCACGGTGAACGCCGTCTGCCCCGGCGCGCTGACGCGCATGTCGCAGACGGTGCCGCCGAGCGTGCGGCGGGCGCGGGCCGAGCGCGGGCTGGAGACGGGATTCGAGGAGCGCGGCTTCCCGCTCCGGAACTTCGGGCCGGAGAACGTCGCGCCGTGGGTGGTCTACCTGGCGACCGACGCGGCCCGGAACGTCAATGGGCAGACCTTCCTGGTCATGGCGGGGCTCGTCGCCCTGCTCAACTATCCCGCCCCGGTGCGGACGATCCAGAAGGCGGGACGCTGGACGCCCGAGGAGATCGCGACGATCTTCCCGCACACGCTCGGGATGGATCTGGTCAACCCGGCGCCGCCGGAGACGGCGCGCTAG
- a CDS encoding TIGR03668 family PPOX class F420-dependent oxidoreductase yields MGVWSEEARRFLETHRVGHLATAGADGAPHVVPVCYALDDAALYFIADEKPKRRAPRELQRLKNLRENARAALVVDDYDEDWSRLAWVLVRGTAFFLTEPAAHDAALRLLRARYAQYKVMRLDDSTRHPVVRIDPVRVIMWRSLRGT; encoded by the coding sequence ATGGGGGTCTGGAGCGAGGAAGCGCGTCGCTTCCTTGAGACGCATCGCGTCGGGCACCTGGCCACCGCGGGCGCAGACGGCGCCCCGCATGTCGTCCCCGTCTGCTATGCGCTCGACGACGCGGCGCTCTACTTCATCGCCGACGAGAAGCCGAAGCGCCGCGCGCCCCGCGAGCTCCAGCGGCTCAAGAACCTGCGCGAGAACGCTCGCGCTGCGCTCGTCGTCGACGACTACGACGAGGACTGGTCGCGGCTCGCGTGGGTGCTGGTGCGCGGCACGGCTTTCTTCCTCACCGAACCGGCCGCGCATGACGCCGCGCTCCGTCTCCTGCGCGCACGCTACGCGCAGTACAAGGTGATGCGCCTCGATGACTCGACGCGCCATCCCGTGGTGCGCATCGATCCGGTGCGGGTCATCATGTGGCGCTCGCTGCGCGGAACGTGA
- a CDS encoding ribonuclease Z, whose product MKSTFRPRLLNGQTGDPALLLNLRWQGRALLVDLGRIDRTPAPVLLPIEAVFVSHTHMDHFMGFDQLLRAFLARDATLRLYGPAGLADCVEGKLAGYTWNLTEEYPFVIEVTDIGERETTDWRFAARRRFEREMLGPPRPFTGVVLADPVFTVEAVPLDHRIVSMAYAVTERTHLNVRADALAASGLRPGRWLNTLKDAVRAGAPADTPIEVVPGSRRPLAALREELLVKTPGQKIAYVVDALFSPANVAKVTRLATGADVLFCEAPFLEEDLEQATRRYHLTAAQAGALGRAAGVHRLQVFHFSPRYEGRYGDIVAEAQAEFAGREPRYGGLERGSASLP is encoded by the coding sequence ATGAAGTCGACCTTCCGACCCCGGCTGCTGAACGGACAGACCGGCGACCCGGCGCTCCTCCTGAACCTCCGGTGGCAGGGGCGTGCGCTGCTCGTCGATCTCGGACGGATCGACCGGACGCCCGCGCCCGTGCTCCTGCCGATCGAGGCGGTCTTCGTGTCCCATACCCACATGGACCACTTCATGGGCTTCGATCAGCTGCTGCGCGCCTTCCTCGCGCGCGACGCGACGCTGCGGCTGTACGGACCCGCAGGCCTCGCCGACTGCGTCGAGGGCAAGCTCGCCGGCTACACCTGGAACCTGACCGAGGAATACCCCTTCGTGATCGAGGTGACCGACATCGGCGAGCGAGAGACGACCGACTGGCGCTTCGCGGCCCGCCGCCGGTTCGAGCGCGAGATGCTCGGTCCGCCCCGGCCGTTCACCGGCGTCGTGCTCGCCGACCCGGTCTTCACGGTCGAGGCCGTGCCGCTCGATCACCGCATCGTGTCGATGGCGTATGCCGTGACCGAGCGCACGCACTTGAACGTGCGCGCCGACGCGCTCGCGGCCTCGGGCCTCCGGCCGGGCCGGTGGCTCAACACGTTGAAGGACGCCGTGCGCGCCGGCGCGCCGGCCGACACGCCGATCGAGGTGGTGCCGGGGAGCCGGCGGCCCCTCGCGGCGCTGCGCGAGGAGCTGCTGGTGAAGACCCCGGGCCAGAAGATCGCCTACGTGGTGGACGCGCTCTTCTCGCCGGCCAACGTCGCCAAGGTCACGCGCCTGGCGACGGGCGCCGACGTCCTCTTCTGCGAGGCACCGTTCCTGGAGGAGGATCTCGAGCAGGCGACTCGCCGCTATCACCTGACCGCGGCGCAGGCCGGCGCGCTGGGGCGCGCCGCCGGCGTGCATCGCCTCCAGGTCTTCCACTTCTCGCCGCGATATGAGGGCCGCTACGGCGACATCGTCGCCGAGGCGCAGGCCGAGTTTGCCGGCCGGGAGCCACGCTATGGGGGTCTGGAGCGAGGAAGCGCGTCGCTTCCTTGA
- a CDS encoding HAD family phosphatase gives MSPGPRALVFDFDGVIADDEPLHLAAFQRTLAAEGVTLAADAYYARYLGFDDHDAIVAALREAGRPVTPERTEELMAAKAGHFLDLVRDGVRIFPGVPEFVRAAAARVPLAIASGALRREIALILAQAGLTRAFAAIVSAEDVEEGKPSPATFLCALARLRERVPDLAAEHCLVVEDSRAGIEAARRAGMRCLAVTNSYAAEALADADLVVRSLEEVGWERLEALF, from the coding sequence GTGTCGCCGGGGCCGCGCGCGCTCGTCTTCGACTTCGACGGCGTCATCGCCGACGACGAGCCGCTGCACCTGGCGGCCTTCCAGCGCACGCTGGCGGCGGAGGGCGTCACGCTCGCCGCCGACGCCTACTACGCGCGCTACCTCGGCTTCGACGACCACGACGCGATCGTGGCGGCGCTCCGCGAGGCGGGGCGACCGGTGACGCCGGAGCGCACCGAGGAGCTCATGGCGGCGAAAGCCGGCCACTTCCTCGACCTGGTGCGCGACGGCGTCCGCATCTTCCCGGGCGTGCCGGAGTTCGTGCGCGCGGCCGCGGCGCGCGTCCCCCTCGCCATCGCGTCCGGGGCGCTGCGTCGCGAGATCGCCCTCATCCTCGCCCAGGCGGGCCTCACCCGGGCCTTCGCCGCGATCGTGAGCGCCGAGGACGTCGAGGAGGGGAAGCCCTCGCCGGCGACTTTTCTCTGCGCCCTGGCGCGGCTGCGCGAGCGGGTGCCGGACCTGGCAGCCGAGCACTGCCTCGTCGTCGAGGATTCACGCGCCGGCATCGAGGCCGCCCGCCGGGCGGGAATGCGCTGCCTGGCGGTCACCAACTCGTACGCCGCCGAGGCGCTGGCCGATGCCGACCTGGTGGTGCGGTCGCTCGAGGAAGTGGGATGGGAGCGGCTCGAGGCGCTGTTTTAG